The following is a genomic window from Solanum stenotomum isolate F172 chromosome 4, ASM1918654v1, whole genome shotgun sequence.
aatttgaataataagatattaaaaaaaagcaATAATTACAATATTGATAAGTAATCTAGATAAATTTAATATTACCTATTAACATTCTATTCTATTTATCGAACTTCACATTAATGTCTTATCCTTTATAAGTTACAAGTACATCTATTTCTTCGACTCTCTACCTCTCATCATACCAACCTCAGTTAACCTCTCAAACTTTCCTTAGTGGGACATTTGTGCGTTACTCCTTTACATGTTCAAACCATCGGTCTCATTACTCATCTTATTCACTGTAATAAATTTCTTCGATCCTAATTTTATCTCTCTTAATAAATCACATATTCATCCTAATTTTAAATGTGAGCTTTATCTTCTCCGAATTATACTTATGAAATTTCACTTGATAcgttattattttattactacTTTATTCCAACTCACCTTTTTTGACCTTATTATTCATTTCCTTCATCTGTCGGTCCAACCTCTCtcccccaaatcaaaacccacgAAAACACAAATCGATCTCCATTTCTACCTCTCTCATAGCTCGAATTTTGGAGCTTTAATGGAGTCGTCTTCACCATCACCAGCTTCGCGAGAACTGAATGAGGTACAAACAGATCTTCCTTCATCTGTAAGACCCGTTTCGAGAACCGGAGCTCCGAATAATATGGTTATGGGGAAACATCGTCTTGCTGCTGCAATTGCTGCTCTCAATCAGCAAATCAACATCATTCAGGTAAGTATCCTATATTTTACTGGgttttgagtttttttcttcttcttcttcttcttcgtaaTTTGGggatatttttgttgttatttagGAAGAATTGGATCAGCTTGATTCATTTGGTGAAGCTTCACTCGTTTGCAGAGAGTAAGTTTTCGTATAACATATTGTTTCTTCCATTTCAATTTTGAAAGCTTACAAGTCATAATAAATCATGGTGGTCTTTTAACTTTGAATGTGCACAGTTATAcgttttaatttgtataaagttgaa
Proteins encoded in this region:
- the LOC125862478 gene encoding guanine nucleotide-binding protein subunit gamma 2-like, with amino-acid sequence MESSSPSPASRELNEVQTDLPSSVRPVSRTGAPNNMVMGKHRLAAAIAALNQQINIIQEELDQLDSFGEASLVCRELVSSVELIPDALLPVTRGPINVHLDRWFHGGNDSRRNKRWI